The sequence CAACTCCTAAAAATAATTACAAAACGTAGATCATATCCAACGAGTATATGATCTACGTTCCTTACAATTATCGATGCCTTAGAAAAGACAGTGTATGATATCTTCAGGGAAGTGGATAGTGAAGCTGATATGAGGAATTGTTTTATTTAAATCGTCGCATAAAATGCTGAGTTTCTAATGGAGGGGTTGCACCTAGTTCCTTCTGTAATAATTTAACGTAATCATCATAATAACTTCTTAGAAGATTCAGTTCATCAGGGTCCGAAGAATACAGCTTTAATAACATTAGGTTGAGTTTATCGTGTAGAGGATATAGGGATAGAAATGTTTTTAATATCTTCTCTGCCTCATCGAACTCTCCTTTACTATAATAATAATGTGCAATCTGCTGCGTTAATGAACTGTATTGTTTCTCTAATTGTTCCTCCAAACCTATTTTCCATATATAATCCTTCAATCCAAATAAAGGACCTTTGTATAACTTAAATACTCGTTCACTTTCAACCAAGTTTTCTTCCGATATAGCAGAATGATATTGTAAGTATTCTCGAAATTCATCAACATCACTTTTAACGTTTGACATGTCTAACATATAACCTTCATTAACCTTTTTTAAAGTGATCCATTTACTATGTTCTTTCAAGGTTTTTTTTAATCGGTAAATCGTATTATATAAATTTTGGATCGAACGATGACCATCTATGTCTGCCCATAACAATTCGGTTAATCTCCACTTACTAACGACTTGATTAGGATGAATAAGAAAATAGGCTAACAACTCCTCTGTTTTTCTAGTAGGAAATTTTATGACTATTCGTTTCTCATTCCTAATCTCAAATGTCCCTAAGCAAAAAATCGATTCTTTCTGAATTTGTGATGTTTTATCTTTTATTACACGCATATGGTTATGATTTTTCAATAAACGATTTGTTACTCGTTCAATCTCCTCTGGTGTTATAGGTTTTAGAATATAATCAACCGCAGGGACTTTAAAGGCCTCTATAGCATACTGCTCATATGCAGTTGTAAAAACAATTTGAATATCCTCATCTACTTCAAGTACTTTTTCTGCTAATTCCAAACCCATCATTTCTGGCATCTCAATATCCAGAAAAGCAACATCTGGTTTTAATGATGGCAACTCAGCTAATGCTTGTAGAGGATTAGTAAAACAGCCTACAATGGTTAATTGCTTATTTCTTTCAATAACAATCTTCATTAAGTTTAGAATCAGTTGTTCATCTTCTACAATCATCACTTTCAGCAAAATAGTCACTCCTTAGATCATCACTCTTACATCATTTTAGGTAACCGCAATGTCACCTTCGAACCTTGGTCTATTTCTGAATTCACCTTAATAAATGACCCTGAAATCGATTCTAATCGTTTCTTTATATTCGTCATCCCAATTCCAGCGTTGTTTATTTCACCTTGTTCAAACTGTTTAAGAATATCATCTCGCATCCCCACACCATTATCTTCTATGACTACTTCGATACTTTCATCTTTTTCAAGAATGGTTAAGGTCACCTGACCCTCCCCTTTTTTCCTAAAAAGACCATGGCGGATCGCATTTTCTACAAAAGGTTGGATACACAGAGATGGAACAATAACATCTTCGAGACCTTCATCCATTTGATAACTAAAATCAAAACGATCAAATCTAGCTTTTTCAATTTCAACATACGCTTTTATTAAATCCATTTCTCTATGCAGAGGAATAAACATCGTTTTATGATTCGTACTATAAATCACTCTTAAATATTGACTTAAATGATTTAACAAGTGAGCTGCCTTTTGCCCATCTGTGTAACAACAGGAAATAATATTACTCATTGCATTATATAAAAAATGCGGTTTAATTTGCGCCTGCAA comes from Chengkuizengella sediminis and encodes:
- a CDS encoding response regulator is translated as MMIVEDEQLILNLMKIVIERNKQLTIVGCFTNPLQALAELPSLKPDVAFLDIEMPEMMGLELAEKVLEVDEDIQIVFTTAYEQYAIEAFKVPAVDYILKPITPEEIERVTNRLLKNHNHMRVIKDKTSQIQKESIFCLGTFEIRNEKRIVIKFPTRKTEELLAYFLIHPNQVVSKWRLTELLWADIDGHRSIQNLYNTIYRLKKTLKEHSKWITLKKVNEGYMLDMSNVKSDVDEFREYLQYHSAISEENLVESERVFKLYKGPLFGLKDYIWKIGLEEQLEKQYSSLTQQIAHYYYSKGEFDEAEKILKTFLSLYPLHDKLNLMLLKLYSSDPDELNLLRSYYDDYVKLLQKELGATPPLETQHFMRRFK